A single region of the Brassica oleracea var. oleracea cultivar TO1000 unplaced genomic scaffold, BOL UnpScaffold01181, whole genome shotgun sequence genome encodes:
- the LOC106321037 gene encoding uncharacterized protein LOC106321037, translating to MVKITRKRDLHPGASEPRSDNGRRLGASGESSCDRVNTGDSTTASPPTASDSTNAHPPDTPYAVSSRIARQLRLSIRRQTKTARLTAPASTSGTKIRKPCDKWDIVSCPSCKALLWNAEATGVQPNRDAKQFSLCCQRGRVRLPPVREPPSPLLEILETPKFRSHIRVANSLLAFTSMGAQIDHSVTGTPGPFTFRVHGQIIHRIGSMLPDDGNDPEYLQLYIFDTDNELENRKRSFTKGSSQLAVDDTVILQLIEMLDINNHLAKTFRHARDRFRTTGKIEFSITLVSQPSRGRQYDLPTASEIGGLIIGDLSATSVGRDIVVELKSSALQRIGDLHPLLMSLQYPLLFPYGETGYHERLPYEGPEASTVRRTYMTMREFYAYQLQTRPSEGMTIIKGRRLLHQYIVDAYVAVETERLRFLSLNQKKLRADLYNNVCDAVETGDADATQVGKKIILPSSFTAGPRYMSEKYQDAMAICRWYGNPHLFITVTANPNWVELSNHLDAYGGDSANSRPDLECRIFKIKLDEMMADFKKGEFFPTLDAAVYTIEFQKRGLPHAHILLWLKGIKKEVTASVIDEYISAEFPDKEVDREGFELVERHMMHGPCGKMRPNSPCMEKGECTKNFPKPSSDQTRIDKSGFVVYRKRAGTGDFVVKGEIELDNRFVVPHNLGLLKKYQAHINVEWCCRTSAIKYLFKYITKGVDRATVLIHRNEPDTSNEINNFLECRYISACEGSWRLFAFPIHYNQPNVVKLPVHLPGDHVMVFDESADLSKVVYRENIDRSMLTAFFEACDTYEEAMELTYVEFPSRFVYHSNDRIWTPRLQGEAIGRVVYVSPASGDRYFLRMLLNVVRGPRGYDVLYTVGDVVYKKFKEACYARGLLDDDKEWHEAIEEPSSWATGRQLRRLFVLILVYCQVVDPLKLWEHTWMFLAEDILYMKQKEFRFPGLDLQDEQLKQYTLLEVDKHLKEHNQSLADYDELPQPDTSILSEINSQVLRQELMYKFEKEKETHRVLFSAMNTDQEKVYAAVLKSVDEQSGQLIFVSGAGGTGKTYLYRTIIARLRSVGKVVIPGSSLAALISKADLIIWDEAPMAHRHAFETLDRSFRDLLSHESPEASTQPFGGKTVLLGGDFRQILPVIPHGKRPDTVLASISKSYLWKMARVFTLSINMRLRQEDKDFAKWILQVGDGEADALASNKPKHEEGNQITVDKRFLISRSDTPHEALAHAAYPNFLQNYWDKDYLKERAVLTPTNNTVHYVNAYLLSKIPSQAREYLSSESVEFEATPDDDWTTHYPPEYLNSLEFSGLPNHRLCLKIGTPVMMMHNLNQDQGLCNGTRMVVTRLGNRVVKARIMTGTDLEKKF from the exons ATGGTGAAGATAACACGTAAAAGAGATTTACATCCTGGTGCAAGTGAGCCAAGGAGTGACAATGGAAGAAGATTGGGTGCGTCCGGAGAATCATCATGCGACCGCGTAAACACGGGAGACTCAACTACTG CTTCTCCACCAACAGCATCTGATTCAACCAACGCTCATCCCCCCGACACTCCTTACGCAGTATCATCTCGGATCGCCAGACAGCTTCGGCTATCAATACGTAGACAGACTAAAACAGCTAGGTTGACTGCGCCTGCGTCCACATCTG GTACAAAAATCCGCAAGCCATGTGACAAATGGGATATAGTCTCATGTCCATCGTGTAAAGCATTACTATGGAATGCAGAAGCAACTGGTGTCCAGCCGAACAGAGATGCCAAACAGTTTAGTCTATGTTGCCAGAGAGGTAGAGTGAGGCTTCCACCTGTCCGAGAACCACCCTCTCCATTGCTAGAGATCCTAGAGACGCCTAAATTCAGATCTCACATCAGAGTTGCAAACAGTTTGCTCGCTTTCACATCCATGGGTGCACAGATTGATCATAGCGTTACTGGGACCCCTGGACCTTTTACATTTCGGGTTCATGGCCAAATCATTCATAGAATTGGTTCTATGCTACCTGACGATGGTAACGATCCAGAGTATTTGCAGCTTTATATTTTCGACACTGATAATGAGCTGGAAAACCGAAAGAGGTCTTTTACAAAAGGCTCATCTCAGCTGGCCGTGGATGATACTGTTATCCTCCAGTTGATTGAGATGCTAGATATTAATAATCACCTAGCCAAAACCTTCAGGCATGCGCGCGACCGTTTTCGAACAACCGGGAAAATTGAATTCAGCATCACATTGGTCAGCCAACCAAGCAGAGGTCGTCAATATGATCTTCCTACGGCGAGTGAGATCGGTGGACTAATAATTGGTGATTTGTCTGCAACCTCAGTAGGAAGAGATATTGTGGTTGAGCTCAAATCATCTGCACTGCAAAGAATAGGTGATCTACACCCATTACTGATGAGCCTTCAGTATCCATTATTGTTTCCTTACGGAGAAACAGGTTACCATGAGCGATTGCCATATGAGGGGCCTGAAGCATCCACTGTGAGAAGAACATACATGACGATGCGAGAGTTCTATGCTTACCAGCTACAAACTAGGCCATCGGAAGGAATGACAATCATTAAAGGTAGAAGATTGCTGCACCAGTACATTGTTGACGCCTATGTAGCTGTAGAGACGGAGCGACTGCGATTTTTGAGTCTAAATCAGAAAAAACTCCGAGCAGACCTGTATAACAACGTATGTGACGCCGTTGAAACTGGCGATGCGGATGCTACTCAAGTTGGTAAGAAGATCATCCTCCCTTCGTCCTTCACTGCTGGACCCCGGTACATGTCTGAAAAGTACCAGGACGCAATGGCTATATGCCGTTGGTATGGGAATCCTCATCTCTTTATCACTGTCACTGCTAATCCTAATTGGGTGGAACTCAGTAACCATCTGGATGCATATGGAGGTGATTCTGCTAATAGCCGACCTGACCTAGAATGTCGGATCTTCAAAATCAAGCTTGATGAGATGATGGCAGATTTCAAAAAGGGAGAGTTCTTCCCTACGCTGGACGCAG cTGTCTACACCATTGAGTTTCAGAAACGAGGTCTGCCCCATGCCCATATTTTACTATGGTTGAAAGGTATAAAGAAGGAAGTAACAGCTTCGGTTATTGATGAATACATCTCAGCTGAGTTTCCCGATAAAGAAGTTGATAGAGAGGGGTTTGAGCTGGTTGAGCGGCATATGATGCATGGTCCGTGTGGTAAAATGCGCCCCAACTCACCATGTATGGAGAAAGGAGAGTGTACTAAGAATTTTCCTAAACCTTCTTCAGATCAGACAAGAATAGACAAATCTGGATTTGTTGTTTATAGAAAGAGAGCTGGTACTGGAGATTTTGTAGTCAAGGGAGAGATCGAGCTGGATAATCGTTTTGTTGTGCCTCATAATCTTggtcttttgaaaaaatatcaagCCCACATCAACGTTGAATGGTGTTGCAGAACCAGCGCAATCAAATATCTTTTCAAATACATAACGAAAGGCGTTGATAGAGCAACTGTCCTTATACATAGGAATGAGCCAGACACGAGTAATGAGATCAACAATTTCCTGGAGTGCCGGTATATATCAGCTTGCGAAGGTTCATGGAGATTGTTTGCTTTTCCTATACACTATAACCAGCCCAATGTTGTGAAGCTCCCCGTACATCTACCAGGTGACCATGTGATGGTATTTGACGAATCTGCTGACTTATCAAAGGTGGTATACCGAGAAAATATTGATAGGTCAATGTTAACAGCGTTCTTTGAGGCATGCGACACGTATGAGGAAGCTATGGAGCTGACCTACGTTGAATTCCCTTCGAGGTTTGTCTACCATTCAAACGATAGGATATGGACGCCAAGACTGCAAGGGGAAGCTATAGGGAGGGTCGTGTATGTCAGCCCAGCGTCTGGTGATAGATACTTCTTAAGGATGTTGCTGAATGTTGTTAGAGGTCCTAGAGGCTATGACGTGTTATACACGGTAGGGGATGTGGTATATAAGAAATTCAAAGAAGCGTGTTATGCACGAGGACTActtgatgatgataaagagtgGCATGAGGCAATAGAGGAGCCATCTTCATGGGCAACCGGACGGCAGCTGAGAAGACTGTTTGTGCTTATCTTGGTTTATTGTCAAGTCGTAGACCCACTCAAGCTTTGGGAGCATACTTGGATGTTTTTGGCAGAGGACATACTGTACATGAAACAAAAGGAGTTTCGATTTCCAGGTCTCGACTTACAAGATGAGCAGTTAAAGCAGTATACACTGCTCGAGGTTGACAAACACTTAAAAGAGCATAACCAGTCACTAGCAGACTATGATGAGTTGCCTCAGCCAGATACTTCAATACTATCAGAGATAAACAGCCAAGTTTTGCGGCAGGAACTGATGTATAAATTCGAAAAGGAGAAGGAGACGCATAGAGTATTGTTCTCGGCGATGAATACGGATCAGGAGAAAGTATATGCTGCTGTTCTGAAGTCAGTTGACGAGCAGTCGGGCCAGTTAATTTTTGTCTCAGGTGCAGGAGGCACAGGAAAGACATACCTATACAGAACTATTATAGCGAGGCTTAGGTCAGTTGGCAAAGTAGTTATACCG GGGTCAAGTTTAGCTGCATTGATATCTAAGGCAGACCTGATAATATGGGATGAAGCTCCGATGGCACACCGACACGCTTTTGAAACCTTAGATCgttccttcagagatttgttaTCGCATGAGTCTCCAGAAGCTAGCACACAGCCCTTTGGTGGCAAGACGGTGCTTCTCGGCGGGGATTTCCGGCAGATTTTGCCAGTTATTCCACACGGAAAAAGGCCAGACACCGTTCTCGCATCCATCAGCAAATCATATCTATGGAAAATGGCCCGAGTATTCACCTTATCCATCAACATGCGGCTGCGGCAAGAAGACAAGGACTTCGCAAAATGGATTCTACAAGTCGGTGATGGGGAAGCTGACGCCTTGGCGTCCAATAAACCAAAACATGAGGAAGGGAATCAGATTACTGTGGATAAAAGGTTCTTGATCTCTCGCTCAGATACACCACACGAAGCTCTGGCGCATGCTGCATATCCTAACTTCCTCCAAAACTACTGGGATAAGGACTACCTAAAAGAGAGAGCCGTGCTGACACCTACCAATAATACCGTACATTATGTGAACGCTTATCTCCTCTCCAAGATCCCATCACAGGCTAGAGAGTATTTGAGTTCTGAATCAGTGGAGTTCGAAGCTACGCCAGACGATGATTGGACCACCCACTACCCGCCAGAGTACCTCAATTCACTAGAGTTTTCGGGCCTCCCAAACCACAGATTGTGCCTCAAAATTGGAACTCCAGTGATGATGATGCACAATCTTAACCAGGATCAAGGTTTGTGTAATGGTACAAGAATGGTGGTTACTCGCCTAGGTAACAGGGTTGTTAAGGCTAGAATCATGACTGGGACAGATTTGGAGAAGAAGTTTTGA
- the LOC106321036 gene encoding F-box protein At2g35280-like: MVERPNISYGYGRMMESLLASNNLDAHYVKGMCEYFDLGNPVLGLYHLRIASKGAHKEAKYLYGVLLMATGMISKGKKILSKLTEDIGLESVETSWDNVQASLSHLTVEMKEVYVDSLISMEPELNCHPPGVNTVCYKCYHAYLMTEFFEMALGLNPAPAAA; the protein is encoded by the coding sequence ATGGTGGAGAGACCCAATATCTCTTACGGGTATGGGAGAATGATGGAAAGTCTTTTGGCATCCAACAATCTTGATGCTCATTATGTTAAAGGTATGTGTGAGTACTTCGATCTTGGTAATCCTGTTTTGGGACTCTACCACCTTCGTATTGCTTCTAAGGGGGCCCACAAAGAGGCCAAGTACCTTTACGGTGTTCTTCTCATGGCCACGGGTATGATCAGTAAGGGGAAGAAGATACTTTCCAAGTTGACTGAAGATATTGGTCTTGAGTCCGTTGAGACAAGCTGGGACAACGTCCAGGCATCTCTGAGTCATCTTACCGTGGAAATGAAGGAAGTGTACGTGGACTCACTCATAAGCATGGAACCAGAACTCAACTGCCATCCACCGGGTGTCAACACGGTCTGCTACAAATGTTACCACGCATATCTCATGACAGAGTTTTTTGAGATGGCCTTAGGGCTCAACCCAGCTCCTGCAGCTGCTTGA